A single window of Zea mays cultivar B73 chromosome 10, Zm-B73-REFERENCE-NAM-5.0, whole genome shotgun sequence DNA harbors:
- the LOC100275856 gene encoding uncharacterized protein LOC100275856 → MAAKAAAAVTTIAHVVVDEDELFELDIALLDGRDHDHRRGGGGRRSSPAAGADADADAGHALLANCLLPLRSVSNAVPVVATSGRLSSSPFFGHYSSSSRRLFTPRSSRRFLFLGRSAGSSSARLCFSSRGFEAMGSYFQRY, encoded by the coding sequence ATGGCAGCGaaggctgccgccgccgtcaccaccATCGCCCACGTTGTCGTCGACGAGGACGAGCTGTTCGAGCTCGACATCGCACTCCTGGACGGCCGCGACCACGACCaccgccgcggcggcggcggccgccgtAGTAGTCCTGCTGCCGGtgccgacgccgacgccgacgcgGGGCACGCCCTGCTGGCTAACTGCCTGCTGCCGCTGCGGTCGGTGAGCAACGCGGTGCCGGTGGTGGCGACGAGCGGCAGGCTGTCGTCGTCCCCCTTCTTCGGTCACTACAGCTCCAGCTCCAGGAGGCTCTTCACGCCACGCAGCAGCAGGAGGTTCCTTTTCCTTGGACGGTCCGCTGGGAGTTCTTCGGCGAGGCTTTGCTTCTCGAGCAGGGGCTTCGAAGCCATGGGGAGCTACTTCCAGAGGTACTGA
- the LOC100127514 gene encoding ZCN3 protein: MSRSVEPLIVGRVIGEVLDSFNPCVKMIVTYNSNKLVFNGHEIYPSAVVSKPRVAVQGGDLRSFFTLVMTDPDVPGPSDPYLREHLHWIVTDIPGTTDASFGRQIISYESPRPSIGIHRFIFVLFKQQGRQNVTVPSFRDHFNTRQFAEENDLGLPVAAVYFNAQRETAARRR; this comes from the exons ATGTCCAGGTCTGTGGAGCCTCTCATAGTCGGGCGGGTGATCGGAGAAGTCCTCGACTCCTTCAACCCGTGTGTGAAGATGATAGTGACCTACAACTCCAACAAACTCGTGTTCAATGGCCATGAGATCTACCCATCAGCTGTTGTGTCCAAACCAAGGGTGGCGGTTCAAGGGGGCGATTTGCGGTCTTTCTTCACATTG GTTATGACAGACCCAGATGTTCCAGGACCAAGTGATCCATACCTAAGGGAGCACCTTCATTG GATCGTGACTGATATACCTGGGACAACAGATGCCTCCTTCG GGCGACAGATCATAAGCTACGAGAGCCCAAGACCTAGCATTGGTATCCACAGGTTCATTTTTGTGCTCTTCAAGCAGCAGGGTAGGCAAAATGTAACTGTGCCATCCTTCAGAGATCATTTCAACACCCGGCAGTTCGCTGAGGAAAATGACCTTGGCCTCCCTGTAGCTGCCGTCTACTTCAATGCACAGAGAGAAACTGCTGCTAGGAGACGCTGA
- the LOC103640761 gene encoding pentatricopeptide repeat-containing protein At1g22960, mitochondrial has product MPFNIPHCKSQAPVSYAVAAVSSIRFSSSSSLPALVPPPPRLHEENPFAALLASDPPPPEPLRQVLATGDVHSALRGLPGLAHQLFRWAETTPCGFPRSASAFAAVLVPLARANHIRVAYPVSLRALHLGLLLPLVSLLLSGPLAPAPLSLLNLLLSLSTKYSKECKARDATPDTCSTLCLSAFREMASHGVAPDVKDCNKVLRVLRDAARWDDMSAVHAEMLQLGIEPSIVTYNTLLDSFSKEGRKDKIDMLLKEMEARGSSCLPNDVTYNVVIAGLARKGYLEEAAELVEEMRLSKKASSFTYNPLITGLLARGFVKKVDDLQLEMENEGIMPTVVTYNAMIHGLLQSGQIEAAQAKFVEMRAMGLLPDVITYNSLLNGYCKAGNQKEALLLFGDLRRAGLAPTVLTYNILIDGYCRLGDLEEARRLKEEMVEQGCLPDVYTYTILMKGSHNVCSLAMTREFFDEMLSKGLRPDCFAYNTRICAEITLGDISKSFQLREVIMLEGISSDTVTYNILIDGLCKTGNLKDAEELMMQMISNGLQPDCITYTCLIHAHCERGFLREARKFFNDMISDGLPPSAVTYTVIIHAYCRRGNLYSAYGWFRKMLEEGVEPNEITYNVLIHALCRMGRTQLAYRHFYEMLERGLVPNKYTYTLLIDGNCEEGNWEDAMRFYFEMHQNGIHPDYVTRKALFKGFDEGHMHHAIEYLENVVLGE; this is encoded by the coding sequence ATGCCATTCAACATCCCACACTGCAAATCACAAGCTCCTGTATCCTACGCCGTAGCAGCTGTTTCCAGCATCCGCttctcctcttcctcctccctGCCGGCGCTGGTTCCGCCGCCTCCGCGCCTGCACGAGGAGAACCCGTTCGCCGCGCTCCTCGCCTCGGACCCCCCACCGCCGGAGCCTCTCCGCCAGGTGCTCGCCACGGGCGACGTCCACTCCGCGCTCCGCGGCCTCCCGGGCCTTGCGCACCAGCTGTTCCGGTGGGCGGAGACCACCCCGTGTGGCTTCCCCCGCTCCGCCTCCGCGTTCGCCGCCGTCCTCGTCCCGCTCGCCCGAGCCAACCACATCCGGGTCGCCTATCCAGTCTCCCTCCGCGCCCTGCACCTCGGCCTCCTCCTCCCCCTCGTGTCCCTCCTGTTATCCGGCCCCCTCGCTCCCGCCCCTCTGTCACTATTGAACCTCCTCTTAAGCTTGTCCACCAAATACTCCAAGGAATGCAAAGCCCGTGACGCCACGCCCGACACATGTTCGACGTTGTGCCTGTCCGCCTTCCGCGAGATGGCAAGCCACGGGGTGGCCCCTGACGTTAAAGACTGCAACAAGGTGCTCCGTGTATTGCGTGATGCGGCCAGGTGGGACGACATGTCTGCTGTGCATGCGGAGATGCTCCAGCTCGGGATTGAGCCAAGTATTGTCACATACAATACTTTGCTGGATTCTTTCTCGAAGGAGGGAAGGAAGGACAAGATTGACATGCTGCTGAAGGAGATGGAGGCCCGGGGGAGCAGTTGCTTGCCGAACGATGTTACTTATAATGTGGTGATTGCTGGGTTGGCTAGGAAAGGTTATCTCGAGGAGGCCGCGGAGCTGGTTGAGGAAATGCGGCTGTCCAAGAAGGCTTCGTCCTTCACTTATAACCCACTTATCACTGGGTTGCTTGCAAGGGGCTTTGTCAAAAAGGTTGATGATTTGCAGCTGGAGATGGAGAATGAGGGCATTATGCCTACAGTAGTGACGTACAATGCAATGATCCATGGACTGCTTCAAAGTGGGCAGATAGAGGCTGCACAGGCGAAGTTTGTGGAAATGAGGGCGATGGGCTTGCTACCAGATGTGATCACCTACAATTCTTTGCTAAATGGGTATTGTAAGGCAGGTAATCAGAAAGAGGCTCTTTTGTTGTTTGGCGATTTGAGGCGTGCAGGGTTAGCACCAACAGTTTTGACATATAACATTCTTATAGATGGTTATTGTAGATTAGGTGATTTAGAGGAAGCCAGGAGATTGAAAGAGGAAATGGTAGAGCAGGGTTGTTTGCCTGATGTTTATACCTATACAATTCTCATGAAGGGTTCACATAATGTGTGTAGCCTTGCTATGACAAGAGAGTTCTTTGATGAGATGCTGAGCAAAGGTTTGCGGCCGGATTGCTTTGCCTATAATACAAGGATTTGTGCGGAGATAACCCTAGGGGATATTTCCAAATCTTTCCAGTTGAGAGAGGTAATAATGTTGGAAGGCATATCTTCCGATACAGTGACATACAATATCCTTATTGATGGACTGTGCAAGACTGGTAACCTGAAAGATGCCGAAGAGCTGATGATGCAGATGATCAGTAATGGTTTACAGCCTGACTGTATCACATACACCTGCTTGATTCATGCACACTGTGAAAGGGGATTCCTAAGAGAAGCAAGAAAATTTTTTAATGACATGATCTCAGATGGTTTGCCACCCTCAGCTGTGACCTACACTGTTATTATTCATGCATATTGTAGAAGAGGAAACCTTTATTCAGCATATGGTTGGTTTCGAAAGATgctggaggaaggagttgaacctAATGAAATAACATATAATGTCCTCATACATGCATTATGCAGGATGGGCAGAACTCAACTGGCTTATCGTCATTTTTATGAGATGCTAGAAAGGGGATTGGTGCCAAATAAATACACATATACTTTGTTGATAGATGGGAACTGTGAAGAGGGCAACTGGGAAGATGCGATGAGATTCTATTTTGAAATGCATCAGAACGGTATTCATCCAGATTATGTAACACGTAAGGCCTTGTTCAAGGGATTTGATGAAGGTCACATGCACCATGCAATTGAGTACTTGGAGAATGTCGTTTTGGGTGAATAG